One genomic segment of Candidatus Methylomirabilota bacterium includes these proteins:
- a CDS encoding 2-oxoisovalerate dehydrogenase translates to MGETEIIFSVEESPEGGYGARALGHSIFTQADTMDELKEMVRDAVCCHFNEVDRPRLIRLHLVKDEVIPV, encoded by the coding sequence ATGGGAGAAACAGAGATCATTTTCTCCGTAGAGGAGTCGCCGGAGGGCGGGTACGGGGCCAGGGCCTTAGGCCACTCCATCTTCACCCAGGCGGATACCATGGATGAATTGAAGGAGATGGTGCGCGACGCCGTCTGCTGCCACTTCAATGAAGTCGATAGACCTCGCCTCATCCGGCTTCATCTGGTCAAGGATGAGGTTATCCCAGTTTGA